A genome region from Pan troglodytes isolate AG18354 chromosome 3, NHGRI_mPanTro3-v2.0_pri, whole genome shotgun sequence includes the following:
- the LOC104005976 gene encoding LOW QUALITY PROTEIN: synapsin-1 (The sequence of the model RefSeq protein was modified relative to this genomic sequence to represent the inferred CDS: deleted 2 bases in 2 codons) — MRGRERAPIQSHGPPRPRVRAVPSVSRTKQSRYGRGRRSLPLLVTRTPPHEWVFAGPPLTHTGTSHAAGAPGRSQRPGPRSPLRADAGSWGAVGTGPHPQDDRDPRSGPRGVAAGAEPPVPPEAETKPRRTTPDPDPGPCGAPLGASTPGAETPARSGDPAARRAVSPQTATSQRSLLAAAPGPTGAQLNSRQSRSRLNNGAPGRGRRRLSPCTPLEIRLGSRSCSRRGVAARTDTTQAHTAPPAARRPAPSGAGRPGPAPRPMGSELRGVGGAWGNKGRLGGAALGLGLRGPAGGPALRAGPIIAS; from the exons ATGCGGGGCCGAGAAAGAGCCCCCATCCAGAGTCACGGACCCCCTCGTCCGAGGGTCCGCGCAGTCCCCTCGGTAAGTCGGACTAAGCAGTCTCGCTACGGGAGAGGGCGGCGGAGCCTCCCACTCTTGGTGACCCGGACCCCGCCCCACGAGTGGGTCTTCGCA GGCCCCCCTCTGACGCACACGGGGACCAGCCACGCCGCGGGGGCACCGGGCAGGAGCCAGCGCCCGGGTCCACGCAGTCCACTCCGGGCAGACGCGGGGAGCTGGGGAGCAGTGGGGACCGGCCCCCACCCGCAGGACGACCGGGACCCCCGCTCGGGCCCACGCGGCGTCGCAGCAGGCGCGGAGCCCCCGGTGCCACCCGAGGCCGAGACAAAGCCCAGGCGCACG ACCCCGGACCCCGACCCCGGACCCTGCGGAGCCCCGCTCGGAGCCTCCACGCCCGGGGCAGAGACCCCCGCCCGGTCCGGAGACCCTGCCGCCCGTCGCGCCGTCTCACCTCAGACCGCCACCTCGCAGCGCTCGCTCCTCGCCGCGGCGCCTGGGCCGACTGGAGCGCAGCTGAACAGCCGACAGAGCCGCAGCCGCCTTAACAATGGAGCCCCGGGGCGGGGCCGCCGCCGCCTCAGCCCGTGTACCCCGCTCGAGATCCGGCTCGGCTCGCGGAGCTGCAGCCGGCGTGGGGTTGCGGCCCGGACAGACACCACGCAGGCGCACACggccccgcccgccgcccgccgtcCCGCCCCCAGCGGAGCCGGGCGCCCAGGGCCCGCCCCCCGGCCAATGGGAAGCGAGCTGCGCGGAGTGGGCGGGGCCTGGGGGAACAAAGGGAGGTTGGGCGGGGCGGCGCTGGGACTGGGCTTGAGGGGTCCCGCGGGAGGACCCGCCTTAAGAGCCGGCCCGATCATCGCCTCCTAG